Proteins encoded within one genomic window of Ctenopharyngodon idella isolate HZGC_01 chromosome 6, HZGC01, whole genome shotgun sequence:
- the cyldl gene encoding ubiquitin carboxyl-terminal hydrolase CYLD isoform X2 — protein MASAENKIYFIITAKPPSPHGYIEAGEICYIDKQRFEARQKRNDTDILPVVRIGLFSDTLLDKVLLKPLTCRSAQLLLALESNEDRLLALKDHKALEDASNLSKGCQVYVDYKGKWLKGVIRYIGSITTYISDPITGVVFGVELQGEHKGKGQNDGSLNHKTYFTCPANSGIFAPFTRIKPVDHKPSAPPLPTQSSPSMTSTEPLNVGDRVTFFGDKNAHHGMVMAIEDSPDGKMVLISTDKDEEGKQGGEMKVPLDCVIKEELLNKDETEKMDTSQSPDMGVVTDSEEISVDSLVQLTVRENLVYGIVRWIGYLPDYPEKSALLEVEEGTGVSDGTYKGKQYFKCPPQSGLFVKLSCCRPDDRFYAAKKKVLNGHSDASVEDENVPPIRTEDVSKLLIGQMKGIQGHCNSCYMDSALFSVFSCSSVLDSLLFKSTQHQTIQSILLKSIVNPLRKQGFVSERSVMNLRKQLQNQERCPTYTTDEKDPEEFLSLIMQEILSLDPPLKLCLSGSRHKEQSCYYYQIFMDYNHHLVLPTVQQLLEHSFFSNSLKLAEVPACLILTMPRSGKSFKMFPKIIPSTELDITGLLAEGPQQCVLCGRLANEECAECFRDALFSDTGFKYFCLKCSTQVHSHQQRRGHITRSLHLPQGFSYSQSSGSDPRTPPREKLELFAVLCIETSHYVSFVKYGPQDTDWIFFDSMADRVGESNGYNIPEVRACPEVGQYLHMSLAQLANQVPREMEGVAKRLFCDGYMYLYQSKSMSLYR, from the exons ATGGCTTCAGCTGAAAACAAGATATACTTCATCATAACTGCAAAACCACCTTCACCACATGGGTACATAGAGGCTGGTGAAATATGCTATATAGATAAACAACGATTTGAGGCAAGGCAAAAGAGGAACGACACAGACATTTTACCTGTTGTTCGTATAGGCTTATTTTCAGATACACTTCTCGATAAAGTTCTTCTGAAGCCACTGACGTGCAGATCAGCACAATTACTGCTAGCTCTTGAATCAAATGAAGACCGATTGTTGGCACTGAAAGATCATAAGGCTTTAGAGGATGCTTCAAATTTGTCCAAAGGCTGTCAGGTTTATGTGGACTATAAAGGGAAATGGCTCAAAGGTGTGATTCGATATATTGGCAGTATCACGACGTACATCTCTGATCCTATAACAGGAGTTGTCTTTGGGGTGGAACTGCAG GGTGAACATAAAGGAAAAGGCCAAAATGATGGTTCCTTAAACCACAAAACTTACTTCACATGTCCTGCAAACTCAGGCATTtttgccccttttacaagaatCAAACCAGTGGATCATAAACCTTCAGCACCACCACTACCAACTCAGTCTTCCCCGTCCATGACATCTACTGAGCCTCTCAATGTTGGAGACagagtaactttttttggtgacaaaaaTGCTCACCATGGCATGGTTATGGCTATAGAGGACAGCCCAGATGGTAAAATGGTTCTCATATCAACT GATAAGGATGAAGAGGGGAAGCAAGGAGGAGAGATGAAAGTCCCACTGGATTGTGTAATTAAAGAGGAGCTGTTAAATAAAG ATGAAACTGAAAAAATGGACACTTCTCAGAGCCCTGATATGGGGGTTGTTACTGATTCTGAAGAAATTTCTGTTGACTCCCTAGTGCAGTTAACTGTGAGGGAAAATCTAGTTTATGGAATTGTACGCTGGATTGGATATTTACCTGATTATCCTGAGAAGAGTGCTTTGCTGGAAGTG GAGGAAGGCACTGGAGTAAGTGATGGAACATATAAAGGAAAACAGTACTTTAAATGTCCTCCTCAAAGTGGTTTATTTGTGAAACTGTCATGTTGTCGGCCTGATGATCGTTTCTATGCTGCAAAGAAGAAGGTGTTGAATGGACACTCTG ATGCATCTGTGGAAGACGAGAATGTACCACCTATTAGAACAGAAGATGTGTCAAAGTTATTGATTGGTCAGATGAAGGGCATTCAGGGTCACTGCAACTCCTGTTATATGGACTCTGCCCTGTTCAG tgTGTTTTCCTGTTCATCAGTTCTGGATTCTCTGCTTTTTAAGTCCACGCAACATCAAACCATTCAAAGCATTCTACTAAAAAGCATTGTCAATCCTCTCCGCAA ACAAGGTTTTGTATCAGAGCGCAGTGTGATGAATCTTCGGAAGCAATTACAAAATCAGGAACGCTGCCCCACTTACACCACAGATGAGAAGG ATCCCGAAGAGTTCCTTTCTCTCATCATGCAAGAGATTCTCTCTCTAGATCCACCGCTTAAACTCTG CCTATCAGGAAGTAGACATAAAGAGCAAAGTTGTTACTACTACCAAATCTTTATGGATTACAACCACCATTTGGTCCTGCCGACAGTTCAACAGCTACTGGAACATTCGTTTTTCAGCAACAGTCTGAAACTAGCAGAG GTGCCTGCCTGTCTGATTCTTACTATGCCTCGCTCAGGAAAGAGTTTCAAAATGTTTCCAAAAATCATTCCTTCTACAGAATTGGACATCACAGGTCTTCTCGCTGAAG GTCCTCAGcagtgtgttttgtgtggtCGGCTAGCAAATGAAGAGTGTGCTGAGTGCTTCAGAGATGCATTGTTTAGTGATACAGGATTCAAATATTTCTGTTTGAAATGTTCCACTCAG GTTCACTCTCACCAGCAGCGTCGAGGCCACATAACCAGAAGCCTGCATCTTCCTCAGGGCTTCTCTTACTCACAGAGTTCAGGGTCTGATCCACGCACTCCTCCACGGGAGAAATTAGAGCTCTTTGCTGTGCTGTGCATAGAGACCAGCCACTATGTCTCATTCGTCAAATACGGACCTCAGGATACTGACTGGATCTTCTTTGATAGTATGGCTGACCGTGTTG GTGAAAGCAATGGCTATAATATCCCAGAAGTGCGTGCATGCCCAGAGGTTGGCCAGTACCTACATATGTCTCTGGCTCAGCTGGCTAATCAAGTTCCTCGAGAGATGGAAGGTGTGGCGAAGCGACTCTTCTGTGACGGCTACATGTACCTTTATCAGAGCAAGAGCATGTCTCTGTATCGATGA
- the cyldl gene encoding ubiquitin carboxyl-terminal hydrolase CYLD isoform X3, with amino-acid sequence MKGIQGHCNSCYMDSALFSVFSCSSVLDSLLFKSTQHQTIQSILLKSIVNPLRKQGFVSERSVMNLRKQLQNQERCPTYTTDEKDPEEFLSLIMQEILSLDPPLKLCSLSGSRHKEQSCYYYQIFMDYNHHLVLPTVQQLLEHSFFSNSLKLAEVPACLILTMPRSGKSFKMFPKIIPSTELDITGLLAEGPQQCVLCGRLANEECAECFRDALFSDTGFKYFCLKCSTQVHSHQQRRGHITRSLHLPQGFSYSQSSGSDPRTPPREKLELFAVLCIETSHYVSFVKYGPQDTDWIFFDSMADRVGESNGYNIPEVRACPEVGQYLHMSLAQLANQVPREMEGVAKRLFCDGYMYLYQSKSMSLYR; translated from the exons ATGAAGGGCATTCAGGGTCACTGCAACTCCTGTTATATGGACTCTGCCCTGTTCAG tgTGTTTTCCTGTTCATCAGTTCTGGATTCTCTGCTTTTTAAGTCCACGCAACATCAAACCATTCAAAGCATTCTACTAAAAAGCATTGTCAATCCTCTCCGCAA ACAAGGTTTTGTATCAGAGCGCAGTGTGATGAATCTTCGGAAGCAATTACAAAATCAGGAACGCTGCCCCACTTACACCACAGATGAGAAGG ATCCCGAAGAGTTCCTTTCTCTCATCATGCAAGAGATTCTCTCTCTAGATCCACCGCTTAAACTCTG CAGCCTATCAGGAAGTAGACATAAAGAGCAAAGTTGTTACTACTACCAAATCTTTATGGATTACAACCACCATTTGGTCCTGCCGACAGTTCAACAGCTACTGGAACATTCGTTTTTCAGCAACAGTCTGAAACTAGCAGAG GTGCCTGCCTGTCTGATTCTTACTATGCCTCGCTCAGGAAAGAGTTTCAAAATGTTTCCAAAAATCATTCCTTCTACAGAATTGGACATCACAGGTCTTCTCGCTGAAG GTCCTCAGcagtgtgttttgtgtggtCGGCTAGCAAATGAAGAGTGTGCTGAGTGCTTCAGAGATGCATTGTTTAGTGATACAGGATTCAAATATTTCTGTTTGAAATGTTCCACTCAG GTTCACTCTCACCAGCAGCGTCGAGGCCACATAACCAGAAGCCTGCATCTTCCTCAGGGCTTCTCTTACTCACAGAGTTCAGGGTCTGATCCACGCACTCCTCCACGGGAGAAATTAGAGCTCTTTGCTGTGCTGTGCATAGAGACCAGCCACTATGTCTCATTCGTCAAATACGGACCTCAGGATACTGACTGGATCTTCTTTGATAGTATGGCTGACCGTGTTG GTGAAAGCAATGGCTATAATATCCCAGAAGTGCGTGCATGCCCAGAGGTTGGCCAGTACCTACATATGTCTCTGGCTCAGCTGGCTAATCAAGTTCCTCGAGAGATGGAAGGTGTGGCGAAGCGACTCTTCTGTGACGGCTACATGTACCTTTATCAGAGCAAGAGCATGTCTCTGTATCGATGA
- the cyldl gene encoding ubiquitin carboxyl-terminal hydrolase CYLD isoform X1, whose product MASAENKIYFIITAKPPSPHGYIEAGEICYIDKQRFEARQKRNDTDILPVVRIGLFSDTLLDKVLLKPLTCRSAQLLLALESNEDRLLALKDHKALEDASNLSKGCQVYVDYKGKWLKGVIRYIGSITTYISDPITGVVFGVELQGEHKGKGQNDGSLNHKTYFTCPANSGIFAPFTRIKPVDHKPSAPPLPTQSSPSMTSTEPLNVGDRVTFFGDKNAHHGMVMAIEDSPDGKMVLISTDKDEEGKQGGEMKVPLDCVIKEELLNKDETEKMDTSQSPDMGVVTDSEEISVDSLVQLTVRENLVYGIVRWIGYLPDYPEKSALLEVEEGTGVSDGTYKGKQYFKCPPQSGLFVKLSCCRPDDRFYAAKKKVLNGHSDASVEDENVPPIRTEDVSKLLIGQMKGIQGHCNSCYMDSALFSVFSCSSVLDSLLFKSTQHQTIQSILLKSIVNPLRKQGFVSERSVMNLRKQLQNQERCPTYTTDEKDPEEFLSLIMQEILSLDPPLKLCSLSGSRHKEQSCYYYQIFMDYNHHLVLPTVQQLLEHSFFSNSLKLAEVPACLILTMPRSGKSFKMFPKIIPSTELDITGLLAEGPQQCVLCGRLANEECAECFRDALFSDTGFKYFCLKCSTQVHSHQQRRGHITRSLHLPQGFSYSQSSGSDPRTPPREKLELFAVLCIETSHYVSFVKYGPQDTDWIFFDSMADRVGESNGYNIPEVRACPEVGQYLHMSLAQLANQVPREMEGVAKRLFCDGYMYLYQSKSMSLYR is encoded by the exons ATGGCTTCAGCTGAAAACAAGATATACTTCATCATAACTGCAAAACCACCTTCACCACATGGGTACATAGAGGCTGGTGAAATATGCTATATAGATAAACAACGATTTGAGGCAAGGCAAAAGAGGAACGACACAGACATTTTACCTGTTGTTCGTATAGGCTTATTTTCAGATACACTTCTCGATAAAGTTCTTCTGAAGCCACTGACGTGCAGATCAGCACAATTACTGCTAGCTCTTGAATCAAATGAAGACCGATTGTTGGCACTGAAAGATCATAAGGCTTTAGAGGATGCTTCAAATTTGTCCAAAGGCTGTCAGGTTTATGTGGACTATAAAGGGAAATGGCTCAAAGGTGTGATTCGATATATTGGCAGTATCACGACGTACATCTCTGATCCTATAACAGGAGTTGTCTTTGGGGTGGAACTGCAG GGTGAACATAAAGGAAAAGGCCAAAATGATGGTTCCTTAAACCACAAAACTTACTTCACATGTCCTGCAAACTCAGGCATTtttgccccttttacaagaatCAAACCAGTGGATCATAAACCTTCAGCACCACCACTACCAACTCAGTCTTCCCCGTCCATGACATCTACTGAGCCTCTCAATGTTGGAGACagagtaactttttttggtgacaaaaaTGCTCACCATGGCATGGTTATGGCTATAGAGGACAGCCCAGATGGTAAAATGGTTCTCATATCAACT GATAAGGATGAAGAGGGGAAGCAAGGAGGAGAGATGAAAGTCCCACTGGATTGTGTAATTAAAGAGGAGCTGTTAAATAAAG ATGAAACTGAAAAAATGGACACTTCTCAGAGCCCTGATATGGGGGTTGTTACTGATTCTGAAGAAATTTCTGTTGACTCCCTAGTGCAGTTAACTGTGAGGGAAAATCTAGTTTATGGAATTGTACGCTGGATTGGATATTTACCTGATTATCCTGAGAAGAGTGCTTTGCTGGAAGTG GAGGAAGGCACTGGAGTAAGTGATGGAACATATAAAGGAAAACAGTACTTTAAATGTCCTCCTCAAAGTGGTTTATTTGTGAAACTGTCATGTTGTCGGCCTGATGATCGTTTCTATGCTGCAAAGAAGAAGGTGTTGAATGGACACTCTG ATGCATCTGTGGAAGACGAGAATGTACCACCTATTAGAACAGAAGATGTGTCAAAGTTATTGATTGGTCAGATGAAGGGCATTCAGGGTCACTGCAACTCCTGTTATATGGACTCTGCCCTGTTCAG tgTGTTTTCCTGTTCATCAGTTCTGGATTCTCTGCTTTTTAAGTCCACGCAACATCAAACCATTCAAAGCATTCTACTAAAAAGCATTGTCAATCCTCTCCGCAA ACAAGGTTTTGTATCAGAGCGCAGTGTGATGAATCTTCGGAAGCAATTACAAAATCAGGAACGCTGCCCCACTTACACCACAGATGAGAAGG ATCCCGAAGAGTTCCTTTCTCTCATCATGCAAGAGATTCTCTCTCTAGATCCACCGCTTAAACTCTG CAGCCTATCAGGAAGTAGACATAAAGAGCAAAGTTGTTACTACTACCAAATCTTTATGGATTACAACCACCATTTGGTCCTGCCGACAGTTCAACAGCTACTGGAACATTCGTTTTTCAGCAACAGTCTGAAACTAGCAGAG GTGCCTGCCTGTCTGATTCTTACTATGCCTCGCTCAGGAAAGAGTTTCAAAATGTTTCCAAAAATCATTCCTTCTACAGAATTGGACATCACAGGTCTTCTCGCTGAAG GTCCTCAGcagtgtgttttgtgtggtCGGCTAGCAAATGAAGAGTGTGCTGAGTGCTTCAGAGATGCATTGTTTAGTGATACAGGATTCAAATATTTCTGTTTGAAATGTTCCACTCAG GTTCACTCTCACCAGCAGCGTCGAGGCCACATAACCAGAAGCCTGCATCTTCCTCAGGGCTTCTCTTACTCACAGAGTTCAGGGTCTGATCCACGCACTCCTCCACGGGAGAAATTAGAGCTCTTTGCTGTGCTGTGCATAGAGACCAGCCACTATGTCTCATTCGTCAAATACGGACCTCAGGATACTGACTGGATCTTCTTTGATAGTATGGCTGACCGTGTTG GTGAAAGCAATGGCTATAATATCCCAGAAGTGCGTGCATGCCCAGAGGTTGGCCAGTACCTACATATGTCTCTGGCTCAGCTGGCTAATCAAGTTCCTCGAGAGATGGAAGGTGTGGCGAAGCGACTCTTCTGTGACGGCTACATGTACCTTTATCAGAGCAAGAGCATGTCTCTGTATCGATGA